A single window of Pseudomonas lutea DNA harbors:
- a CDS encoding ion transporter: MDSNISWREQLRIIVFQSDTKPGRRFDKVLLVLILCSLLVAIIDSIEAVHRIYAAPLAWIEWTFTFIFAVEYVLRLYCSPKPLRYAFSFYGLIDLLAIVPGILAIYYSDAQYLLIVRVVRMLRIFRVLKLSPYLKQANYLLAALRGSKQKIIVFLATVSTLVTVFGTLMYVVEGPEHGFTSIPKGIYWAIVTLTTVGFGDIVPKTPLGQILSSMVMIIGYSIIAVPTGIFTAELANAMRGDQLQHDCPVCAKNGHEPNAAFCSRCGNPLFPRVDTLSAPQETRRDIST, from the coding sequence ATGGACAGCAACATCAGCTGGCGCGAACAGCTACGCATCATCGTTTTTCAGAGTGACACCAAACCGGGCCGACGCTTCGACAAGGTCCTGCTGGTGCTCATCCTCTGCAGCCTGCTCGTGGCAATCATCGACAGCATCGAGGCGGTGCACCGCATTTACGCCGCCCCGCTGGCCTGGATCGAGTGGACGTTCACGTTCATTTTTGCGGTGGAGTACGTGCTGCGGCTGTACTGCTCGCCCAAACCGCTGCGCTACGCGTTCAGCTTCTACGGGCTGATCGACTTGCTGGCGATCGTGCCGGGCATTCTGGCCATCTACTACAGCGACGCGCAGTACCTGCTGATCGTGCGCGTGGTGCGCATGCTGCGGATTTTCCGCGTGCTCAAGCTGAGCCCGTACCTGAAACAGGCCAATTACCTGCTCGCCGCCCTGCGTGGAAGCAAGCAGAAGATCATTGTGTTCCTGGCGACCGTCTCGACCCTGGTGACGGTGTTCGGCACGCTGATGTACGTCGTGGAGGGCCCGGAGCACGGCTTTACCAGCATCCCCAAGGGCATTTACTGGGCGATCGTCACCCTGACCACGGTGGGCTTTGGTGACATCGTGCCGAAAACGCCACTGGGGCAGATCCTCTCGTCGATGGTGATGATCATCGGTTACTCGATCATCGCCGTGCCCACCGGGATCTTCACCGCCGAACTGGCCAACGCCATGCGCGGCGACCAACTGCAGCACGACTGCCCCGTATGCGCCAAGAACGGCCATGAGCCCAACGCGGCGTTCTGCTCGCGCTGCGGCAATCCGCTGTTTCCCCGGGTGGATACCTTGAGCGCGCCGCAGGAGACGCGGCGTGACATAAGCACATGA
- a CDS encoding sulfate ABC transporter substrate-binding protein encodes MKKIFAASLLAAGLALGSAAQAAPSLLNVSYDVMRDFYKDYNAAFQKHWEAEHKESPTIQMSYGGSSKQARSVIDGLPADVITMNMATDINALADNGGLVPKDWVTRLPNNSAPFTSATVFIVRKGNPKALKDWPDLIKDGVEVVVPNPKTSGNGRYTYLSAWGYTLKNGGDEAAAKKFVGALFSHVPVLDTGGRGATTTFMTNHIGDVLVTFENEAEMIAREFGRDQFEVVYPSVSAEAEPPVSLVDKVVDKKGTRAVAEEYLKYLWSPEGQEIAAANYLRPRDPAVLAKYTDRFPKVDFLSVEKTFGDWRTVQKTHFNDGGVFDEIYPAK; translated from the coding sequence GTGAAAAAGATCTTCGCCGCTTCCCTGCTCGCCGCAGGACTGGCCCTGGGCAGCGCCGCACAGGCCGCGCCATCGCTGCTCAACGTGTCCTACGACGTGATGCGCGATTTCTACAAGGACTACAACGCAGCATTCCAGAAGCACTGGGAAGCGGAGCACAAAGAAAGCCCAACGATCCAGATGTCCTACGGCGGTTCCAGCAAACAGGCGCGCTCGGTCATCGACGGGCTGCCCGCCGATGTCATCACCATGAACATGGCCACCGACATCAACGCCCTGGCTGACAACGGCGGGCTGGTGCCGAAGGACTGGGTCACCCGGCTGCCGAACAACAGCGCGCCATTCACCTCGGCCACGGTGTTCATCGTGCGCAAGGGCAACCCGAAGGCACTCAAAGACTGGCCCGACTTGATCAAGGATGGCGTTGAGGTGGTAGTGCCGAACCCGAAAACCTCGGGCAACGGTCGCTACACCTACCTGTCAGCCTGGGGCTATACGCTGAAAAACGGCGGCGATGAAGCAGCGGCCAAAAAATTCGTCGGCGCGCTGTTCAGCCACGTGCCTGTGCTCGACACCGGCGGTCGAGGCGCGACCACCACGTTCATGACCAACCACATCGGCGATGTGCTGGTGACCTTCGAAAACGAGGCCGAGATGATCGCCCGCGAGTTCGGCCGCGACCAGTTTGAAGTGGTCTACCCAAGCGTCTCCGCCGAAGCGGAACCGCCGGTGAGCCTCGTGGACAAGGTGGTCGACAAAAAAGGCACCCGCGCGGTGGCCGAGGAGTATCTGAAATACCTCTGGTCCCCCGAAGGCCAGGAAATTGCCGCTGCCAACTACCTGCGTCCCCGCGACCCGGCGGTGCTGGCCAAATACACCGACCGCTTCCCGAAAGTGGACTTCCTGTCGGTCGAAAAAACCTTCGGCGACTGGCGCACCGTGCAGAAGACCCACTTCAATGACGGCGGGGTGTTTGACGAGATCTACCCGGCGAAATAA
- the ccmI gene encoding c-type cytochrome biogenesis protein CcmI, translated as MIDFWMAAGLLLLVALSFLLIPVLRGRRAQSEEDRTALNVALYQERIAELQAQQEEGVLSAAQLDGGRAEAARELLADTQGTGAERVSRLGKPWPVLAAILVPVLALGLYLHFGASDKVELAREFSQPPSSLAQMTERLERAVKAQPDSAESAYFLARTYMAQDRPADAARMFERAAKLAGRQPELLGQWAQALYFAGNKAWSPQIQGIAEEALKLNPGEVTSLGLMGINAFESQHFDQAVSYWTRLLAVLPPNDPSREALEGGIKRAGDKLVQNGGKLETTQPMAVPGARMKVRVALSASVQDKVQPGESVFVFARAVSGPPAPLAVKRITVADLPLEVELSDADAMMPQLKLSNFAEVQLVARVSRAGQPTAGEWVGRSQPLPSSVTATQALTIDSPDQ; from the coding sequence ATGATCGATTTCTGGATGGCCGCTGGCCTGTTGTTGCTGGTGGCCCTGAGTTTTCTGCTGATCCCCGTGCTGCGTGGTCGCCGCGCTCAAAGCGAAGAAGATCGCACCGCCCTCAACGTCGCCTTGTATCAGGAACGCATCGCCGAACTCCAGGCGCAGCAGGAGGAGGGCGTACTCTCGGCAGCTCAGTTGGACGGCGGCCGCGCCGAGGCGGCCCGTGAACTGCTCGCCGATACGCAAGGCACCGGCGCAGAGCGGGTGTCCCGCCTGGGCAAACCGTGGCCGGTGCTCGCGGCGATTCTGGTGCCGGTGTTGGCGTTGGGCCTGTACCTGCACTTCGGCGCGTCGGACAAGGTCGAGCTGGCGCGGGAGTTCTCCCAGCCCCCAAGTTCGCTGGCGCAGATGACCGAGCGACTGGAGCGTGCGGTCAAGGCGCAACCGGACTCCGCCGAGAGCGCGTATTTCCTTGCCCGGACCTACATGGCCCAGGACCGCCCGGCCGATGCCGCACGGATGTTCGAGCGTGCCGCGAAGCTGGCGGGTCGTCAGCCTGAGCTGCTGGGGCAGTGGGCACAGGCGCTGTATTTCGCTGGCAACAAGGCCTGGAGCCCGCAGATTCAGGGGATTGCCGAAGAAGCGTTGAAGCTCAATCCCGGGGAAGTCACCAGCCTCGGCCTGATGGGCATCAATGCCTTCGAGAGCCAGCATTTCGATCAGGCCGTGAGCTACTGGACGCGTCTGTTGGCGGTACTGCCGCCGAACGACCCTTCGCGTGAAGCACTCGAAGGCGGGATCAAGCGCGCCGGTGACAAGCTGGTGCAAAACGGCGGCAAGCTGGAAACCACCCAGCCCATGGCAGTACCGGGCGCGCGCATGAAAGTGCGCGTCGCACTGTCGGCGTCGGTGCAAGACAAGGTGCAGCCCGGCGAGAGCGTATTTGTGTTTGCCCGAGCGGTTTCCGGGCCGCCCGCGCCCCTGGCGGTCAAGCGCATCACGGTCGCCGACTTGCCGCTGGAGGTTGAGTTGAGTGACGCCGACGCGATGATGCCGCAGCTGAAACTGTCCAACTTCGCCGAAGTCCAACTGGTGGCCAGGGTGTCCCGCGCCGGTCAGCCCACGGCAGGTGAATGGGTCGGTCGCAGTCAGCCGTTGCCTTCCAGCGTCACGGCGACGCAGGCGTTGACCATTGACAGTCCCGATCAGTAA
- a CDS encoding cytochrome c-type biogenesis protein — MRRLVAGLVLALGCGGVAQAAIDAYTFKDEAERGRYAELTRELRCPKCQNQDIADSNAPIAADLRKEIYRMLGEGQSNQQIIDFMVDRYGEFVRYKPELNAHTWLLWFGPAGLLLGGVALIGVIVVRRRRSSRDATDGLSDEERQRLAYLLDKNRE; from the coding sequence GTGCGGCGGCTGGTTGCCGGTTTGGTGTTGGCGTTGGGATGCGGGGGTGTAGCCCAGGCGGCTATCGACGCCTACACCTTCAAGGACGAAGCGGAGCGCGGGCGTTACGCCGAGCTCACCCGCGAACTGCGCTGCCCCAAGTGCCAGAATCAGGACATTGCCGATTCCAACGCCCCTATCGCAGCGGACCTGCGCAAGGAGATCTACCGGATGCTGGGCGAGGGCCAGAGCAACCAGCAGATCATCGATTTCATGGTCGATCGCTACGGCGAGTTCGTGCGCTACAAACCCGAGCTCAACGCGCACACCTGGCTGCTCTGGTTCGGACCGGCCGGGCTGCTGTTGGGCGGCGTGGCCTTGATTGGCGTGATCGTCGTGCGCCGACGCCGCTCAAGCCGCGATGCCACCGATGGGCTTTCCGACGAGGAGCGCCAGCGCCTCGCCTACTTGCTGGATAAAAACCGCGAATGA
- a CDS encoding DsbE family thiol:disulfide interchange protein: MRRWMLLAPLVLFLGMAALLYRGLYLDPSELPSALIGKPFPAFSLPAVQDGKPLTRNDLLGKPALVNVWGTWCVACRVEHPVLTKLAEQGVVIYGVNYKDVNADAVKWLSEFHDPYQLNINDEAGSLGLNLGVYGAPETFLIDARGVIRYKHVGVIDQTVWREKLAGQYQALIEEGRQ, encoded by the coding sequence ATGAGGCGCTGGATGTTGCTGGCACCGCTGGTGCTGTTTCTCGGGATGGCGGCGTTGCTCTATCGGGGTTTGTACCTTGACCCATCGGAATTGCCCTCGGCGCTGATCGGTAAGCCATTCCCGGCCTTCAGCTTGCCCGCTGTGCAGGACGGCAAGCCGCTGACCCGCAACGACCTGCTTGGCAAGCCGGCGCTGGTCAATGTCTGGGGCACCTGGTGCGTTGCATGCCGGGTCGAGCATCCGGTGCTGACCAAACTGGCGGAGCAGGGCGTGGTGATCTACGGCGTCAACTACAAGGACGTGAACGCCGATGCGGTGAAGTGGCTGTCGGAGTTTCACGACCCCTACCAGCTGAACATCAACGACGAAGCCGGCAGCCTCGGCCTGAATCTGGGCGTCTACGGCGCGCCAGAGACCTTCTTGATCGATGCCAGGGGCGTCATTCGCTACAAGCACGTCGGCGTGATCGACCAGACCGTCTGGCGCGAGAAGCTGGCGGGCCAATATCAGGCGCTGATTGAAGAGGGCCGTCAATGA
- a CDS encoding heme lyase CcmF/NrfE family subunit, whose product MIPELGHLAMILALCFALVQAVVPLMGAWRGDRLWMSLAQPAAWGQFAFLLFAFGCLTHAFMVDDFSVAYVAENSNSALPWYYKFSAVWGAHEGSLLLWALILGGWTFAVSIFSRQLPQVMLARVLAVMGMISVGFLLFLILTSNPFSRILPQVPQDGRDLNPLLQDIGLIVHPPMLYMGYVGFSVAFAFAIAALLGGRLDAAWARWSRPWTIVAWAFLGVGITLGSWWAYYELGWGGWWFWDPVENASFMPWLVGTALIHSLAVTEKRGVFKSWTVLLAIAAFSLSLLGTFLVRSGVLTSVHAFASDPARGVFILIFLLMVVGGSLTLFAVRAPVVKSHVGFGLWSRETLLLGNNLVLVVAASMILLGTLYPLVLDALSGAKMSVGPPYFNAMFVPLMGVLMAVMAVGVLVRWKDTPVKWLLSMLAPVLVGSAVLAVIAGFAMADFHWAVLATCLLAAWVLLAGVRDLLDKTRHKGLLKGMRSLTRSYWGMQVAHIGIAVVALGVVLSSQNSAERDLRMAPGESVELGGYTFVFEGAQHYQGPNFTSDRGTLHVLEDGKEITVLHPEKRLYTVQRSMMTEAGIDAGFTRDLYVALGEPLENGAWAVRVHVKPFVRWIWFGGLITALGGVLAALDKRYRVKVRSRVRDALGLPGAAV is encoded by the coding sequence ATGATTCCCGAACTCGGCCATCTGGCCATGATTTTGGCGCTGTGCTTCGCGCTTGTTCAGGCCGTGGTGCCACTGATGGGCGCCTGGCGTGGGGACCGGCTGTGGATGAGCCTCGCGCAGCCGGCCGCGTGGGGGCAGTTCGCTTTTCTGCTGTTCGCCTTTGGCTGCCTGACCCATGCGTTCATGGTGGATGATTTTTCCGTGGCCTACGTCGCGGAAAACTCCAACAGCGCGTTGCCGTGGTACTACAAGTTCAGCGCCGTATGGGGCGCGCACGAGGGCTCGCTATTGCTGTGGGCCTTGATACTGGGCGGCTGGACCTTTGCGGTGTCGATCTTTTCGCGGCAACTGCCGCAGGTCATGCTCGCCCGCGTGCTGGCGGTGATGGGCATGATCAGCGTCGGCTTTCTGCTGTTTCTGATTCTCACGTCCAACCCGTTCAGCCGCATCCTGCCGCAGGTGCCCCAGGACGGACGCGACTTGAACCCACTGCTGCAGGACATCGGCCTGATCGTCCATCCGCCGATGCTCTACATGGGCTACGTCGGGTTCTCGGTGGCGTTCGCCTTTGCCATCGCCGCGCTGCTCGGCGGGCGTCTGGACGCAGCCTGGGCACGGTGGTCGCGGCCCTGGACCATCGTCGCCTGGGCCTTCCTCGGCGTGGGCATCACCCTGGGCTCCTGGTGGGCGTATTACGAACTCGGCTGGGGCGGCTGGTGGTTCTGGGATCCGGTCGAAAACGCCTCGTTCATGCCCTGGCTGGTGGGCACGGCGCTGATTCACTCCCTGGCGGTCACCGAGAAGCGGGGCGTGTTCAAGAGCTGGACCGTGCTCCTGGCCATCGCGGCGTTTTCATTGAGCCTGCTGGGCACGTTCCTCGTGCGCTCGGGGGTGCTGACTTCGGTGCATGCGTTTGCCTCCGATCCAGCCCGTGGCGTGTTCATCCTGATCTTCCTGCTGATGGTGGTGGGCGGTTCGCTGACCCTGTTTGCCGTGCGCGCGCCGGTTGTGAAAAGCCACGTCGGCTTTGGCCTGTGGTCGCGGGAGACCCTGCTGCTGGGCAACAACCTGGTGCTGGTGGTGGCGGCGTCGATGATTCTGCTCGGCACGCTGTATCCGCTGGTGCTGGACGCCTTGAGCGGGGCGAAGATGTCCGTCGGTCCGCCATATTTCAACGCGATGTTCGTGCCGCTCATGGGCGTGCTGATGGCTGTCATGGCCGTGGGCGTGCTGGTGCGCTGGAAAGACACGCCGGTCAAGTGGCTGCTGAGCATGCTTGCCCCTGTGCTGGTGGGCAGCGCGGTGCTGGCGGTGATCGCCGGCTTTGCCATGGCCGATTTCCACTGGGCAGTCCTCGCCACCTGCTTGCTGGCAGCCTGGGTGTTGCTGGCCGGGGTGCGTGACCTGCTGGACAAGACGCGCCACAAAGGCCTGCTCAAAGGCATGCGCTCGCTGACCCGCAGTTACTGGGGCATGCAAGTGGCGCATATCGGCATCGCAGTGGTGGCATTGGGCGTGGTGTTGTCGAGCCAGAACAGCGCCGAACGTGATCTGCGCATGGCACCGGGAGAGTCGGTTGAGCTGGGCGGTTATACCTTTGTGTTCGAGGGCGCGCAGCATTACCAGGGGCCGAACTTCACGTCCGACCGCGGCACCCTCCACGTGCTGGAAGACGGCAAGGAAATCACCGTGCTGCACCCTGAAAAGCGGCTCTACACCGTGCAGCGCTCGATGATGACCGAGGCCGGCATTGACGCCGGTTTCACCCGTGATCTGTACGTGGCGCTGGGCGAACCGCTGGAGAACGGCGCATGGGCGGTGCGCGTGCACGTCAAACCGTTCGTGCGCTGGATCTGGTTTGGCGGGCTGATCACGGCGCTGGGCGGTGTGCTCGCCGCGCTGGACAAGCGTTATCGGGTCAAAGTCCGCAGCCGGGTTCGTGACGCGTTGGGGCTTCCGGGAGCAGCGGTATGA
- the ccmE gene encoding cytochrome c maturation protein CcmE, with amino-acid sequence MNPLRKKRLLIIVAILAGVGIAVSLALSALKENINLFYTPTQIASGEAPRDTRIRAGGMVEKGSLQRSADSLDVTFVVTDFNKSVTISYRGILPDLFREGQGIVALGRLNGDGVVVADEVLAKHDEKYMPPEVTKALKDSGRPESGASYAPATSPAKQG; translated from the coding sequence GTGAATCCGCTGCGAAAAAAGCGACTGTTGATCATTGTGGCGATACTCGCCGGGGTCGGCATCGCGGTCAGCCTTGCACTCAGCGCGCTGAAGGAAAACATCAACCTGTTTTACACCCCGACCCAGATCGCCAGCGGCGAAGCCCCCCGCGACACTCGTATTCGTGCCGGCGGGATGGTGGAAAAAGGCTCACTGCAGCGCTCGGCCGACTCGCTGGACGTGACCTTTGTGGTCACCGATTTCAACAAGTCGGTGACCATCAGCTACCGCGGCATCCTCCCGGACCTGTTCCGCGAAGGGCAGGGCATTGTTGCCCTCGGCCGGCTCAATGGCGATGGCGTGGTGGTGGCCGATGAAGTGCTGGCCAAACACGACGAGAAATACATGCCGCCGGAAGTGACCAAGGCGTTGAAAGACAGCGGCCGCCCCGAATCGGGCGCGTCCTATGCACCGGCCACGTCTCCAGCGAAACAGGGGTAA
- the ccmD gene encoding heme exporter protein CcmD, whose translation MSFESFSDFLAMGRHGLYVWSAYGICACVLAINVLAPVFARRRYLQQEARRLRRESTP comes from the coding sequence ATGAGTTTCGAATCATTCAGCGATTTTCTGGCGATGGGCAGGCACGGGCTCTACGTCTGGTCGGCCTACGGCATCTGCGCGTGTGTGCTGGCAATCAATGTGCTGGCACCTGTTTTTGCGCGTCGGCGTTACCTGCAACAAGAGGCGCGCCGTCTGCGCCGGGAGAGCACGCCGTGA
- the ccmB gene encoding heme exporter protein CcmB translates to MSHVFTLLIAREARLLFRRPAELLNPLVFFAIVIALFPLAVGPDTQLLQRLSPGLVWVAALLSVLLSLDGLFRSDFEDGSLEQWVLSPQPLALLVLAKVLAHWAFSGLALVLLAPLLALMLGLPGACVPVLLLSLLLGTPVLSLLGAVGAALTVGLKRGGLLLALLILPLYIPVLILGSGALQAALEGIPAIGYLLWLGSLTALAVTLTPFAIAAGLKISVGE, encoded by the coding sequence ATGAGTCATGTGTTTACCCTGCTGATCGCCCGCGAAGCACGGCTGCTGTTCCGACGCCCGGCCGAGCTGCTCAACCCGCTGGTGTTCTTCGCCATCGTCATTGCGTTGTTTCCCCTGGCCGTCGGGCCTGATACCCAACTGCTGCAGCGCCTGTCGCCAGGGTTGGTGTGGGTGGCGGCGCTGCTGTCGGTGCTGTTGTCGCTGGACGGGCTGTTTCGCAGTGATTTCGAAGACGGTTCCCTCGAACAATGGGTGCTGTCGCCACAGCCGCTGGCGCTGCTGGTGCTCGCCAAAGTGCTGGCGCACTGGGCCTTCTCCGGCCTGGCGCTGGTATTGCTGGCGCCGTTGCTGGCGCTGATGCTGGGGCTACCGGGCGCCTGTGTGCCGGTGCTGTTGCTGTCGTTGCTGCTGGGCACGCCGGTGTTGAGCCTGCTGGGCGCAGTGGGCGCGGCCCTGACCGTGGGCCTCAAGCGCGGCGGCCTGCTGCTGGCATTGCTGATCCTGCCGCTGTACATCCCGGTGCTGATTCTGGGCAGTGGCGCTTTGCAGGCGGCGCTTGAGGGCATACCCGCGATCGGTTATCTGCTCTGGCTTGGAAGCCTCACCGCGTTGGCGGTTACCCTGACGCCCTTTGCAATCGCCGCTGGTTTGAAAATCAGCGTTGGCGAATAA
- the ccmA gene encoding cytochrome c biogenesis heme-transporting ATPase CcmA — protein MSIPVLEAMALTCERDWRLLFEDLELRLSAGDLLQISGPNGSGKTSLLRLLCGLMQPTAGNVLLDGKPLASQRSEVTRHVLWIGHAAGIKDLLTPLENLAWLCALHTPAHADELWRALAVVGLRGFEDVPCHTLSAGQRRRVALARLYLPGPAMWMLDEPFTALDKQGVAQLEAHIADHCENGGAVVLTTHHTLSRVPAGYRDLDLGQWAA, from the coding sequence ATGTCGATCCCCGTTCTTGAAGCCATGGCGCTGACGTGTGAGCGCGACTGGCGCCTGCTGTTCGAGGATCTCGAATTGCGGCTGAGCGCGGGCGACCTGCTGCAGATCAGCGGTCCGAACGGCAGCGGCAAGACCAGCCTGCTGCGCCTGCTGTGCGGCCTGATGCAGCCAACCGCCGGCAACGTGCTTCTCGACGGCAAACCCCTGGCCAGCCAACGCAGCGAAGTGACCCGCCACGTGCTGTGGATCGGCCACGCCGCCGGCATCAAAGACCTCCTCACTCCGCTGGAAAACCTTGCCTGGCTCTGCGCGCTGCACACGCCTGCGCATGCCGATGAACTCTGGCGCGCCCTTGCGGTGGTTGGCCTGCGCGGCTTTGAAGACGTGCCGTGCCACACCTTGTCGGCCGGTCAACGGCGTCGCGTCGCACTGGCGCGTCTGTATCTGCCTGGCCCCGCGATGTGGATGCTCGATGAGCCGTTCACCGCGCTGGACAAACAGGGCGTGGCCCAGCTTGAAGCCCATATTGCCGATCACTGTGAAAACGGCGGTGCCGTCGTGCTGACCACCCATCACACCTTGAGCCGCGTCCCTGCGGGGTATCGCGATCTCGATCTGGGGCAGTGGGCGGCATGA
- a CDS encoding flagellar hook-length control protein FliK: protein MTGDIPNLSPLAAATALLRAGVPAGEVLKLMEPREGLLTSGQVASAEVVSLKQLGQDFQLLLKLTMDNGRQTTLPVSSSLPLSPGTSVNVAQGSADTLTISVQDLQKAVTNSLTSIDTRQLPAGTLLQGKVLTTQVAAQNVAQLTGQSSGTAQPATYRSIVMLLNTALAGSSLTVESPQPLRVGSLLSAQVQNSQALNFVALPNRLDELALAQQLSTQQSRQGSLQGLIAALQTLPPPADGDNLSPSLRASIEQLLADLPDIPQMTTGKGVAQALSASGLFMESRLLAGQNPTLVPDMKANLLRLVTQMLPGLPDNVSYNAIAAGNTLARAMPSVLRSAFGTLGLVATPNQPINFPLPPRTLGHPDSKDDLETLLKLAAGAISRLQSHQLGGLEQTRTQADGTQVTTWQLEIPMRNAHDIVPLQVKVQREETPEREDTASDSTPEAKEKEKLWRVELAFDLEPLGPLHVQAQLIAGSIASQLWAERAGSAELISNELGDLRARLTACGLNVKELECNRGTPPQGSRTVLEQRWIDENA from the coding sequence ATGACAGGCGATATACCCAATCTTTCACCCTTAGCCGCAGCCACTGCCCTGCTGCGCGCAGGCGTACCGGCGGGCGAAGTGCTCAAGCTGATGGAGCCGCGCGAAGGGCTGTTGACCTCGGGCCAGGTGGCCAGCGCTGAGGTGGTGAGCCTCAAGCAGCTGGGCCAGGACTTTCAGCTGTTGCTCAAGCTGACCATGGACAACGGCCGGCAAACCACCCTGCCCGTCAGCAGTTCCCTGCCACTCTCGCCCGGCACCAGCGTGAACGTGGCGCAGGGTTCGGCCGATACGCTGACGATCAGCGTGCAAGACCTGCAAAAAGCCGTCACCAACAGCCTGACCAGCATCGATACGCGGCAACTGCCGGCCGGCACCCTGCTGCAAGGCAAGGTGTTGACCACGCAGGTCGCCGCGCAAAACGTCGCTCAATTGACGGGCCAGTCAAGCGGCACCGCGCAGCCGGCCACTTACCGCTCCATCGTCATGCTGCTCAACACGGCGCTGGCCGGCAGCAGCCTGACGGTCGAGAGTCCGCAGCCATTGCGCGTCGGCAGTCTGCTCAGCGCTCAGGTGCAGAACAGTCAGGCGCTGAATTTCGTGGCGCTGCCAAACCGGCTCGACGAACTGGCGCTGGCTCAGCAGCTCTCGACCCAGCAAAGCCGTCAGGGATCGCTGCAGGGGCTGATTGCAGCCCTGCAAACCCTGCCGCCACCCGCCGATGGCGATAACCTTTCGCCATCGTTGCGGGCCAGCATCGAACAGTTGCTGGCAGACTTGCCGGACATCCCGCAGATGACCACCGGCAAGGGCGTAGCGCAGGCCCTCAGTGCCAGCGGCCTGTTCATGGAGTCGCGCTTGCTCGCAGGCCAGAACCCGACCCTGGTCCCGGACATGAAAGCCAACCTGCTGCGGCTGGTCACCCAGATGCTTCCCGGTCTGCCGGACAACGTCAGCTATAACGCCATCGCCGCCGGCAATACATTGGCCAGGGCCATGCCCAGCGTGCTGCGCAGTGCGTTCGGCACGCTGGGGCTGGTGGCGACACCGAACCAGCCGATCAACTTCCCATTACCACCACGCACCCTGGGTCACCCGGACAGCAAGGACGACCTGGAGACGCTGCTGAAACTGGCGGCCGGCGCCATCTCGCGCCTGCAGAGCCATCAGTTGGGCGGATTGGAGCAAACGCGTACCCAGGCCGACGGCACCCAAGTGACGACCTGGCAACTGGAAATCCCCATGCGCAACGCCCACGACATCGTGCCGCTGCAGGTCAAGGTGCAGCGCGAGGAAACACCCGAACGCGAAGACACCGCCAGCGATTCGACCCCGGAAGCGAAAGAAAAAGAGAAGTTATGGCGGGTGGAACTGGCGTTTGATCTGGAGCCTCTCGGCCCGCTGCACGTGCAGGCGCAACTGATCGCCGGCAGCATCGCCAGCCAGTTATGGGCGGAGCGTGCCGGCAGCGCCGAGCTGATTTCAAATGAGCTGGGCGACTTGCGCGCGCGCCTGACTGCGTGCGGGCTGAACGTCAAGGAACTGGAGTGCAACCGCGGCACCCCGCCGCAAGGGTCACGTACCGTGCTCGAACAACGCTGGATCGACGAGAACGCCTGA
- a CDS encoding EscU/YscU/HrcU family type III secretion system export apparatus switch protein translates to MSTSEHTPRQAIALNYDGQHAPTLTAKGDDALAEAILAIAREYKVPIYENAELVKMLARLELGDSIPQELYLTIAEIIAFAWRLKGKFPVGFDPDAGPVERDITPR, encoded by the coding sequence ATGAGCACTTCCGAGCACACCCCCCGTCAGGCCATCGCGCTGAACTACGACGGCCAGCATGCACCGACCTTGACGGCCAAAGGCGACGACGCCCTGGCCGAGGCCATCCTGGCGATCGCCCGGGAGTACAAGGTGCCGATTTACGAGAACGCCGAGCTGGTCAAAATGCTCGCCCGCCTTGAATTGGGCGACAGCATTCCTCAGGAGCTGTACCTGACCATCGCCGAAATCATCGCGTTTGCCTGGCGATTGAAGGGCAAATTCCCGGTGGGGTTCGACCCGGACGCCGGGCCGGTGGAGCGCGACATCACCCCGCGTTGA
- a CDS encoding DUF2802 domain-containing protein, which translates to MIFDVAVIFLAVLWVASVAMFMAHTKRLRTLATQQLEADSLRDQRIRDLARRLENYQSGTVRMGEELHELRSLVALLPDKITALEQRDPSTLSFAQAARLVGMGASIDELTQSCGLTQAEAQLMTKLHGHNR; encoded by the coding sequence TTGATTTTTGATGTAGCGGTTATTTTCCTGGCGGTGTTGTGGGTCGCGAGCGTTGCGATGTTCATGGCCCACACCAAGCGTTTGCGCACGCTGGCGACGCAGCAGCTTGAGGCGGATTCGCTGCGTGATCAGCGCATCCGCGATCTGGCCCGGCGTCTGGAGAATTACCAGAGCGGCACGGTGAGAATGGGCGAGGAACTGCACGAGCTGCGTTCCCTCGTCGCGTTGCTGCCCGACAAGATCACCGCGCTGGAACAGCGCGATCCGTCGACGCTGTCCTTCGCCCAGGCCGCGCGCCTGGTCGGCATGGGCGCCAGCATCGACGAACTCACCCAGTCCTGCGGCCTGACCCAGGCCGAGGCGCAACTGATGACCAAGCTGCACGGCCACAATCGTTAG